A single window of Polaribacter sp. SA4-10 DNA harbors:
- a CDS encoding class I SAM-dependent methyltransferase yields MNQKLKTKIEFTKNLFVTGAITETSRKVEIEICRYIPKNKDVVVVEFGMGHGNITKEILNNISPNSKLYTFEVNEEFCDHVKTLIKDDRLIIINDGAENMKRRINQKVDCVISSIPFSFFSKEKGLGILQDAYDYLSNETYYSQVLLTKFNFKKFQAIFDNSEIIKFPNFPTEYIYHCQKQSDKIKLSNLANLS; encoded by the coding sequence TTGAATCAAAAATTAAAAACCAAGATAGAGTTTACAAAAAACCTATTTGTGACAGGAGCAATTACTGAAACAAGTCGAAAAGTTGAAATAGAGATTTGTAGATATATTCCAAAAAACAAAGATGTTGTAGTTGTAGAATTTGGTATGGGGCATGGAAATATCACAAAAGAGATACTTAATAATATTTCACCAAATTCTAAATTGTATACTTTTGAAGTTAATGAAGAATTTTGTGACCATGTTAAAACATTAATTAAAGATGATAGATTAATTATAATAAATGATGGAGCCGAAAATATGAAAAGGCGTATCAATCAAAAAGTTGATTGTGTAATTTCTTCAATCCCATTTTCATTTTTTTCTAAAGAAAAAGGATTGGGTATTTTACAAGATGCCTATGATTATTTGTCAAATGAAACTTATTACAGTCAAGTTTTGTTAACAAAATTTAACTTTAAGAAATTTCAAGCAATTTTTGATAATTCTGAAATAATAAAGTTTCCTAATTTTCCAACTGAATATATTTATCATTGTCAAAAGCAAAGCGACAAAATCAAATTATCAAACTTGGCTAACCTTTCATAA
- a CDS encoding sodium:proton antiporter: protein MLELAGIVILGILAQWVAWKFKIPAILPLILIGLLVGPIAAEFLSEDGTKWIEPIWNGEKGLFPGDGLYYFVSLAISIILFEGGLTLKLNEIKNVGPVITKIITLGSAITFFGAGVVAHFLFNLNWELSFLFSGLIIVTGPTVITPILRNIPLKKDVSTVLKWEGILIDPIGALVAVLVFEFISVGGGSGFTKTALIEFGKIVLFGTTFGFTFAHGLAFVINKKMIPHYLLNVASLSTVLLVFVASDVFAHESGLLAVVVMGMVLGNGKLSNLKELLYFKESLSVLLISILFILLAANINIEDLLLLYTWKTAVLFAVVVFVIRPIAVFLSTRKSNLKLNEKLFISWVGPRGIVAAGIASLFGSKLLRQGVEGAEYITPLVFMIVLGTVLLNATTARLFAKMVGVFLKSSDAILFVGASSPARLIANYLKENGKRVILIDSNKEYVEDAKKADLEAFTVDVYGNDLSDNIELNDVGYLIAMTGSEAVNEFAVKSFSEAFGEQGSYRLATSKEILNPALEDQNKFFTPKDDYINLSEAYRDNPKIHEVAITSEEEYSAILSKLFNEVKSIPLFVKKEDKLFLLPEFEKLEENKDNCTLIYLGKTLVFQEK from the coding sequence ATGTTAGAGTTAGCAGGAATTGTTATTTTAGGAATTTTAGCCCAATGGGTTGCATGGAAATTTAAAATTCCAGCAATTTTACCATTAATTTTGATTGGCTTACTCGTAGGACCAATAGCTGCAGAGTTTTTAAGTGAGGATGGTACAAAATGGATAGAACCAATTTGGAATGGTGAAAAAGGACTTTTTCCTGGAGATGGATTGTATTACTTTGTTTCTCTTGCCATTAGTATTATTCTTTTTGAAGGTGGTTTAACTTTAAAACTCAATGAAATTAAAAATGTAGGTCCGGTGATTACTAAGATAATTACATTGGGTTCTGCAATTACTTTTTTTGGAGCTGGAGTTGTTGCTCACTTTCTTTTTAATTTAAATTGGGAACTTTCTTTTCTGTTTTCAGGATTAATCATTGTTACAGGACCCACAGTTATAACACCAATTTTAAGAAATATTCCACTTAAAAAAGATGTTTCTACCGTTTTAAAATGGGAAGGAATTTTAATAGATCCAATAGGTGCTTTGGTTGCCGTTTTAGTTTTTGAGTTTATAAGTGTTGGAGGAGGAAGTGGTTTTACAAAAACGGCATTAATAGAATTCGGAAAAATTGTGCTTTTTGGTACAACTTTTGGGTTCACTTTTGCACACGGTTTGGCTTTTGTGATCAATAAAAAAATGATTCCACATTATTTATTAAATGTAGCTTCATTATCTACAGTTTTATTGGTTTTTGTAGCTTCAGATGTTTTTGCACATGAATCTGGTTTATTGGCGGTTGTTGTAATGGGAATGGTACTTGGTAATGGTAAACTTAGCAACCTTAAAGAGTTGTTATATTTTAAAGAATCTTTAAGCGTTTTACTAATCTCTATTCTATTTATTTTATTGGCTGCAAATATTAATATTGAAGACCTACTATTATTATATACTTGGAAAACTGCAGTTCTTTTTGCAGTAGTTGTTTTTGTAATTAGACCAATAGCTGTTTTTTTAAGTACAAGAAAATCGAACTTAAAATTAAATGAAAAACTCTTTATAAGTTGGGTGGGGCCAAGAGGAATTGTAGCAGCAGGAATCGCTTCCTTATTTGGAAGTAAGCTATTAAGACAAGGAGTAGAAGGAGCAGAATATATAACACCTTTGGTGTTTATGATTGTTTTAGGAACCGTTTTATTAAACGCTACAACGGCTAGATTATTTGCAAAAATGGTAGGTGTTTTTCTAAAAAGTTCAGACGCTATTTTATTTGTTGGTGCTTCAAGCCCTGCAAGATTAATTGCGAATTATTTAAAAGAAAACGGTAAAAGAGTCATATTAATAGACTCTAATAAGGAGTATGTAGAAGATGCTAAAAAAGCAGATTTAGAAGCTTTTACAGTTGATGTTTATGGAAACGATTTATCTGATAATATTGAATTAAATGATGTTGGTTATTTAATAGCAATGACGGGTAGTGAAGCTGTAAATGAGTTTGCAGTAAAAAGTTTTTCTGAAGCTTTTGGAGAACAAGGTTCTTATAGATTGGCAACTTCTAAAGAGATTTTGAATCCAGCTTTAGAAGATCAAAACAAATTTTTTACACCTAAAGATGACTATATAAATTTAAGTGAAGCTTATAGAGATAATCCTAAAATCCATGAAGTAGCAATTACTTCAGAAGAAGAGTACAGCGCGATTTTATCTAAACTATTTAACGAGGTAAAGTCAATTCCTTTATTTGTTAAAAAAGAGGATAAATTATTCTTACTGCCAGAATTTGAAAAGTTGGAAGAAAATAAAGATAATTGTACGTTAATCTATTTAGGAAAAACATTGGTGTTTCAAGAAAAATAA
- a CDS encoding DNA mismatch repair protein MutS — translation MNYILGLLFILILFLLGKRFLHKKKIRKFKEKLNTNWGKEKKKEYYNFFVIGKYFHNNSHREKAYHLISEKSSIDLDVDDIFKFIDRTSSKIGQQYLYFKLRTISNVDNLFKFDSLTKIFEKNKALSISCQVELSKLNTNNSYYLEELINDKQLEKPKHLWLIITLTIIAVLATIFAFFNPIFGFVLVPVLAINMFFHYKNKHSVTYYLNGVAQLSKALRVSKKLSANKEISSYFKDVSFIKKIQSIKFKTEFIAFEKNINDEFLFIFWFIAEIIKILYNVEYLVFYSFLDSINKEKKSIEDLFLFIGEIDAAISTASLKSGNLKICTPTFNNKNKLTAKEIYHPLIEKCIANSFDLDEKSMLLTGSNMSGKTTFIRTVAINSMLAQTLNLCFAASYSAPFYKVYSSIRITDDLLDNTSYYLQEVLTVKELIKVSYDNNPCLFVLDEIFKGTNTIERISGGKAILSYLNKRNHTVLVSTHDIELTDLLEKDNYILFHFSEQIENNKLLFDHKIKKGKLKTRNAIKILEIYNYPSEIIKDAKEIESTYFS, via the coding sequence ATGAATTATATTTTAGGATTACTATTCATTCTTATACTTTTTTTGTTAGGAAAAAGGTTTCTTCATAAAAAAAAAATAAGAAAATTTAAAGAAAAATTAAATACCAATTGGGGAAAAGAAAAAAAGAAAGAATATTATAATTTCTTTGTAATTGGTAAATACTTTCATAACAATTCTCATAGAGAAAAAGCGTATCATTTAATTTCAGAAAAAAGTAGTATTGATTTAGATGTTGATGATATTTTTAAATTTATTGACAGGACTTCTTCTAAAATTGGGCAACAATATTTATACTTTAAGTTACGAACGATTAGCAACGTTGACAATTTATTCAAATTTGACTCTTTAACAAAAATATTTGAGAAAAATAAAGCGTTAAGCATTTCTTGTCAAGTAGAATTATCTAAATTAAATACCAACAATTCTTATTATTTAGAAGAGCTAATTAATGACAAACAGCTAGAAAAACCAAAACACTTATGGTTAATAATTACACTGACTATAATTGCTGTTTTAGCAACTATATTCGCTTTTTTTAATCCTATATTTGGTTTTGTTTTAGTTCCTGTTTTAGCTATAAATATGTTTTTTCACTACAAAAACAAACATAGCGTAACCTATTATTTAAATGGTGTAGCTCAATTATCTAAAGCTTTAAGAGTAAGTAAAAAATTAAGTGCCAATAAAGAAATTTCATCTTATTTTAAAGATGTTTCATTCATTAAAAAGATACAATCCATAAAATTTAAAACAGAGTTTATTGCTTTTGAGAAAAATATTAATGATGAATTTTTATTTATTTTTTGGTTTATTGCTGAAATAATAAAAATTCTATATAATGTGGAATATCTTGTTTTTTATAGTTTTTTAGACTCCATTAATAAAGAGAAAAAAAGTATAGAAGACTTGTTTCTATTTATTGGTGAAATTGATGCTGCTATTTCTACAGCATCCTTAAAGTCTGGAAATCTCAAGATCTGTACCCCTACTTTTAATAATAAAAACAAGTTAACAGCTAAAGAAATTTATCACCCTTTAATAGAAAAATGTATTGCCAATAGTTTTGACCTAGATGAAAAAAGTATGCTCTTAACAGGCTCTAACATGTCTGGTAAAACTACTTTTATTAGAACAGTTGCTATAAATAGTATGCTGGCTCAAACATTAAATTTATGCTTTGCAGCATCCTATTCTGCGCCTTTTTATAAGGTATATTCATCTATTAGAATTACGGATGATTTACTTGATAACACAAGCTATTATTTACAAGAAGTACTGACCGTTAAGGAATTAATTAAAGTTTCTTATGATAATAACCCGTGTTTATTTGTTTTAGATGAAATTTTTAAAGGCACAAATACTATCGAGAGAATTTCTGGAGGAAAGGCAATATTATCTTATTTAAATAAAAGAAATCACACTGTTTTAGTATCTACTCACGATATAGAATTGACTGATTTATTAGAAAAAGATAATTATATTTTATTCCACTTTAGTGAACAAATTGAAAACAACAAATTGCTCTTTGATCATAAAATTAAAAAAGGAAAATTAAAAACTAGAAATGCGATTAAAATTTTAGAAATCTATAACTATCCATCTGAAATAATTAAAGATGCAAAAGAAATAGAATCCACTTATTTTTCTTGA
- a CDS encoding sulfatase-like hydrolase/transferase has product MTKFIYQRIFHFNKFILRHNFNNPPKYIIFNIIIFLFLFGFASATVLLKHQSISNRLFAMEEPLVSFFFKNNNPFNGQTISNNNEDITIRYDYPKNIDFQKKNIIVIVVDALRSDHLGLYGYKRKTSPFLDSIYSSGNLKKIELSFSVAGASFAGINGILRSKIWSNMGYNNFSLQQLLKDQGYDINFILSGDHTNFYGLKSFYGNNSDFNYFLDGTTTNKYSDPNDDRIIFEGLNKIYEYNNNPSFFYFHLMSAHSIGLKLDKYKKHLPANANRLNIENYTNRYDNGISQADNYIKEVFKRLSSKGYLENSIVVITADHGEALGERGEFGHGRNVYTDKILIPTLIYDTDTVQYKNTDYATSVDIAPTIVDRLGLPIPESWEGNSLFSKENREFTFHQMSENYAIIHTKDNFRFKYVYNNKTQEEELFELKTDLYETNNIIDSMKIKYLNSLRNQLTNQFRLKPFK; this is encoded by the coding sequence ATGACTAAATTCATATATCAAAGAATATTTCATTTTAATAAATTCATTCTTAGACATAATTTTAATAACCCACCTAAATACATCATATTTAATATAATTATCTTTTTATTTCTATTTGGATTTGCTTCGGCAACGGTTTTATTAAAGCACCAATCAATCTCAAATCGACTTTTTGCGATGGAAGAACCACTTGTCTCTTTTTTTTTTAAAAATAACAATCCTTTTAATGGTCAAACCATATCTAATAATAACGAAGACATTACAATAAGATATGATTATCCAAAAAACATAGATTTCCAGAAAAAAAACATAATTGTAATTGTAGTTGATGCATTACGTTCGGATCATTTGGGGCTTTATGGATATAAGAGAAAGACATCTCCATTTTTAGACAGCATTTATTCTTCAGGTAATCTAAAAAAAATAGAATTATCTTTTTCCGTTGCTGGAGCTTCTTTTGCTGGTATCAATGGCATTTTAAGATCTAAGATATGGTCAAATATGGGCTATAATAACTTTTCTTTGCAACAACTTCTAAAAGACCAAGGATACGATATTAATTTTATTCTTTCAGGAGACCATACTAATTTTTATGGCCTTAAATCATTTTATGGAAATAATTCAGATTTTAATTATTTTTTAGATGGCACAACTACTAATAAATATTCAGACCCTAATGATGACAGGATTATATTCGAAGGACTAAATAAAATATATGAATACAATAACAATCCTTCATTTTTCTATTTTCACCTTATGTCGGCACATTCTATAGGTTTAAAACTTGACAAATATAAAAAACACCTACCAGCTAACGCAAACCGATTAAATATTGAAAACTATACTAATAGGTATGATAATGGCATATCCCAAGCTGATAATTATATAAAGGAGGTTTTTAAAAGGTTATCTTCAAAAGGTTATCTTGAAAACAGTATTGTTGTCATAACGGCAGATCATGGAGAAGCGTTGGGTGAAAGAGGTGAGTTTGGTCATGGTAGAAACGTGTATACTGACAAGATTCTAATCCCAACACTTATTTATGATACAGATACCGTTCAATACAAGAACACTGACTATGCAACCTCTGTGGATATTGCTCCAACGATTGTTGATCGATTGGGCTTACCAATCCCTGAGTCTTGGGAAGGTAATTCATTATTTAGTAAAGAAAACAGAGAATTCACATTTCATCAAATGAGTGAGAATTATGCTATTATACATACAAAAGATAATTTTCGATTTAAATATGTATATAATAACAAAACACAAGAAGAAGAGCTTTTTGAGTTAAAGACCGATTTATATGAAACAAATAATATAATTGACTCAATGAAGATAAAATATTTAAATAGCCTAAGGAATCAGTTGACTAATCAATTTCGTTTAAAACCATTTAAATAA
- the dnaX gene encoding DNA polymerase III subunit gamma/tau: protein MEHFVVSARKYRPQNFEDVIGQKSITNTLENAIKNNHLAQALLFTGPRGVGKTSCARILAKKINQQDVELAGDEDFAFNIFELDAASNNSVDDIRSLTDQVRIPPQTGKYKVYIIDEVHMLSQAAFNAFLKTLEEPPAHAIFILATTEKHKIIPTILSRCQIFDFKRIGVLDAKNYLKTICEKENITAEDDALHIIAQKADGAMRDALSIFDRVVSFSGSNLTREAVTENLNVLDYETYFSMTDLLLENKIPDVLLAFNTVLAKGFEGHHFINGLASHFRDLLVAKDKATLELLEVGDNAKKKYLTQATKASIPFLMQAINKANDCDLNYRASKNQRLLVELTIMQIASITFDGEKKKPANYIIPATFFQALSPAVKEIAKPIQKKAIVAQPQKVEEPKPKFKTPVLKSAEKRTSSLSLKSIHQKKELKKAVVEENFDHHPKDIFTEKQLQDLWKEYVAILQAKGERSMASIVGTDAPKLLEKFLVSFTLPNKLMQDQFLKGRTPITKFLREKLNNYGLSIETKVNETIEKKFAYTPQEKFNKMKELNPLLEKLHRIFDLDL from the coding sequence ATGGAGCATTTTGTAGTTTCTGCACGTAAATATCGTCCTCAAAATTTTGAGGATGTAATTGGGCAAAAATCAATTACAAATACGTTAGAGAACGCTATTAAAAATAACCATTTAGCACAAGCTTTATTATTTACAGGACCTAGAGGAGTTGGTAAAACATCTTGTGCTAGAATTTTGGCTAAAAAGATAAATCAGCAAGACGTAGAATTAGCTGGAGATGAGGATTTTGCATTTAATATTTTCGAGTTAGATGCTGCTTCTAATAACTCTGTAGATGATATTAGAAGTTTAACAGATCAAGTTAGAATTCCGCCACAAACAGGAAAATATAAGGTTTATATTATAGATGAGGTACACATGTTGTCTCAAGCTGCATTTAATGCCTTCTTAAAGACGTTAGAAGAACCTCCTGCACATGCTATTTTTATTTTAGCAACTACGGAAAAGCATAAAATTATTCCTACTATTTTATCTCGTTGTCAAATTTTCGATTTTAAGAGAATTGGTGTTTTAGATGCTAAAAATTATCTAAAAACGATCTGTGAAAAAGAAAATATTACAGCAGAAGATGATGCATTGCATATTATTGCTCAAAAAGCAGATGGCGCAATGCGTGATGCTTTGTCCATTTTTGATAGAGTTGTAAGTTTCTCTGGAAGTAATTTAACGCGTGAAGCTGTAACAGAAAATTTAAACGTTTTAGATTATGAAACGTATTTTTCTATGACAGATTTGTTATTAGAAAACAAAATTCCTGATGTTTTATTAGCATTTAATACTGTTTTAGCAAAAGGTTTTGAAGGACATCATTTTATAAACGGATTAGCAAGTCATTTTAGAGATTTATTAGTTGCAAAAGACAAAGCCACTTTAGAGTTATTAGAAGTTGGTGACAATGCAAAAAAGAAATATTTAACCCAAGCAACAAAAGCGAGTATTCCGTTTTTAATGCAAGCAATTAACAAAGCAAATGATTGCGATTTAAACTACAGAGCTAGTAAAAATCAACGATTGCTGGTGGAATTAACTATTATGCAAATTGCCTCTATCACTTTTGATGGAGAAAAAAAAAAGCCAGCTAACTACATAATTCCTGCTACATTTTTTCAAGCACTTTCTCCTGCTGTAAAAGAGATTGCAAAACCGATTCAAAAAAAGGCTATTGTTGCGCAACCTCAAAAAGTAGAAGAACCAAAGCCAAAGTTTAAAACTCCTGTTTTAAAATCTGCAGAAAAACGTACTTCTTCACTTTCTTTAAAAAGCATTCATCAGAAAAAAGAATTAAAAAAGGCAGTTGTAGAAGAAAATTTCGACCATCATCCTAAAGATATTTTTACTGAAAAACAATTGCAAGATTTGTGGAAAGAATATGTGGCAATTCTTCAGGCAAAAGGAGAAAGAAGTATGGCTTCTATTGTAGGTACAGATGCACCAAAGTTGTTAGAAAAGTTCTTAGTTTCTTTTACACTTCCTAATAAATTGATGCAAGATCAGTTTCTAAAAGGAAGAACACCAATAACTAAATTTTTAAGAGAGAAATTAAATAATTACGGCCTTTCTATTGAAACAAAAGTAAATGAAACCATAGAAAAAAAGTTTGCTTATACCCCTCAAGAAAAATTTAATAAAATGAAAGAACTAAATCCGTTATTAGAAAAATTGCATAGAATTTTTGATTTGGATTTGTAA
- a CDS encoding universal stress protein, with protein MQKIDKILIGIAFSPNLKANIFEAVRLANMFDAELVGVHVGPKSDKKKSDLKALLSEADPLNKPFKTIWKEGKPVAVILETCSKEEINLLILGAIQKENLLKYYVGSIARKITRKAPCSVLLLIKPSTKRVACKHIVVNGLKDDRTEETIKTAFVFSEHLNCNKITIVEEVSQNELHVKVSDDKTLRKANIARERLSTREDQRVKHILETINNKDITVKMQSIFGKRGYSIGHYAKVKRADLLIMNAPNKLGFFDRIFPHDLEYILSELPTDVLIVK; from the coding sequence TTGCAGAAAATTGATAAAATATTAATAGGAATTGCCTTTTCTCCAAACTTAAAGGCAAATATATTTGAAGCCGTTAGGCTTGCAAATATGTTTGATGCTGAATTAGTTGGAGTCCATGTTGGACCTAAGTCAGACAAAAAGAAATCAGATTTAAAAGCACTCTTATCGGAAGCAGATCCTCTAAATAAACCTTTTAAAACTATTTGGAAAGAAGGAAAACCTGTAGCTGTTATTTTAGAAACTTGTTCTAAAGAAGAAATAAACTTGCTTATTTTAGGAGCAATTCAGAAAGAAAATTTATTAAAATATTACGTAGGTTCCATTGCCAGAAAAATTACAAGAAAAGCACCTTGTTCTGTGTTATTACTAATTAAACCATCTACAAAAAGAGTTGCTTGTAAGCACATTGTAGTAAATGGTTTAAAAGACGACAGAACAGAAGAAACTATAAAAACAGCTTTTGTTTTCTCTGAACATTTAAATTGTAATAAAATTACAATTGTAGAAGAAGTTAGTCAAAATGAATTACATGTTAAAGTAAGTGATGATAAGACTTTACGTAAAGCAAATATTGCACGAGAAAGATTAAGTACAAGAGAAGATCAACGTGTAAAACATATTTTAGAAACTATTAATAATAAAGATATTACCGTAAAAATGCAAAGTATTTTTGGAAAAAGAGGATACTCTATTGGGCATTATGCAAAAGTAAAAAGAGCCGATTTATTAATTATGAATGCGCCTAACAAACTCGGTTTCTTCGATCGGATTTTTCCTCATGATTTAGAATATATTTTATCTGAATTACCAACTGATGTTTTAATTGTAAAATAG
- a CDS encoding SulP family inorganic anion transporter encodes MPKINTFKTFVSDIPKNLFSGFVVSLIALPLGLGLALASGAPPISGIIAAIVGGIVVAIIGGSNVTITGPGNGLVVVILGAITTLGEGDMQQGFLYTLAAIVISGIIMIILGFLRMGALGDFFPASAIQGMLAAIGIGIFAKQIHVMFGNLEAKGSIIELLIQIPEGIINLIKTDNSSMFYAGLVGIISLLIMIFYSKIRNRYFQLIPAPMWIVVISVGMYYYFELVSAAPYPIDKSLLIALPDDILSNFAFPDFSKIYHGNFINAVIAITLIASIESLLSIKAVDKLDPLKRRSNVNKDIRALGLATVISGFLGGLNVVTVIARSSVNVNNKGTNRSANFFHAAFLVAFILLFATELRKIPLPALAAILVFTGYKLASPENLKKVFNIGSEQLIIFLVTLLTTIATSLITGIIVGILITFFIHVIINKNILLFIKNVLKPNVLMFKEDDKYYVSVKNFASFLNYTKLKSKLDQIPETEEAIIDFSLCDFVDHSVMENMSNYTASFTRKGGHFEVIGLDDSKSGSEHPFALRKTLPKQVIPKVGVLTKRQKSIQNISEKMHWKYDAFSAQEMEELPTFGYFKTRKIDKVSNVLSNEDCTIFDVQFSEGEMIAKQVIKATMLHIHTLKPVPNFTLDKEGIFEYILDFAGYKDINIVKHPDFSKRFYLAGKNKAKIRAFFTDELVLFFESNKQFHIEATENGILVIGNERLSSVKEIKALAYFGMGLQKTI; translated from the coding sequence ATGCCGAAAATAAATACTTTTAAAACGTTTGTCAGTGACATTCCAAAAAATCTATTTTCTGGTTTTGTTGTTTCATTAATTGCACTTCCTTTAGGTTTAGGGTTGGCTTTAGCATCTGGCGCACCTCCTATTTCTGGAATTATTGCTGCCATTGTTGGTGGTATTGTAGTGGCTATAATTGGTGGTTCTAACGTTACTATTACTGGACCAGGAAATGGTTTGGTCGTTGTTATTTTAGGAGCAATCACCACTTTAGGTGAAGGAGACATGCAACAAGGTTTTTTATACACGCTGGCTGCAATTGTAATCTCTGGAATTATCATGATTATTCTAGGTTTTCTAAGAATGGGTGCTTTAGGAGATTTCTTTCCTGCTTCTGCAATACAAGGAATGTTAGCTGCCATTGGAATTGGAATTTTCGCGAAACAGATACATGTTATGTTTGGTAATTTAGAAGCCAAAGGAAGCATTATAGAACTATTAATACAGATTCCTGAAGGAATTATAAACTTGATTAAAACAGACAACTCAAGTATGTTTTATGCAGGATTAGTGGGGATAATAAGTTTATTGATTATGATTTTTTACAGCAAAATAAGAAATCGCTATTTTCAATTAATTCCTGCTCCAATGTGGATTGTGGTTATAAGTGTAGGTATGTATTATTATTTTGAGTTGGTTTCTGCAGCACCTTATCCAATTGATAAAAGTTTACTAATTGCTTTGCCAGATGATATTTTATCTAATTTTGCATTTCCAGATTTTAGTAAAATATATCATGGCAACTTTATAAATGCAGTAATTGCAATTACGTTAATTGCCAGTATAGAAAGTTTACTAAGCATTAAAGCTGTTGATAAGTTAGACCCTTTAAAAAGAAGGTCTAACGTAAATAAAGATATTCGTGCCTTAGGTTTGGCTACTGTTATTAGTGGTTTCTTAGGAGGGTTAAATGTGGTAACAGTAATTGCAAGAAGTTCTGTAAACGTTAATAATAAAGGAACAAACAGATCTGCAAACTTTTTTCATGCCGCTTTTTTAGTTGCCTTTATCTTACTATTTGCTACTGAATTACGTAAAATTCCATTGCCTGCTTTGGCTGCTATTTTAGTATTTACAGGTTATAAATTAGCGTCTCCAGAGAATCTAAAAAAGGTATTTAATATTGGTTCTGAGCAATTAATTATATTTTTAGTTACCCTACTTACAACCATTGCAACAAGTTTAATAACGGGTATTATTGTTGGTATTTTAATCACCTTTTTCATACATGTTATCATCAATAAAAACATTCTTTTATTTATAAAAAACGTATTAAAACCAAATGTTTTAATGTTTAAAGAAGATGATAAATACTATGTAAGTGTTAAGAATTTTGCAAGTTTCTTAAACTATACCAAACTAAAATCAAAGCTCGATCAAATTCCGGAAACAGAAGAAGCAATTATTGATTTTTCTCTGTGCGATTTTGTAGATCATTCTGTGATGGAAAACATGAGTAATTATACAGCATCCTTTACCAGAAAAGGGGGGCATTTTGAAGTAATTGGTTTAGATGACTCTAAATCTGGAAGCGAACATCCTTTTGCTTTGCGCAAAACATTACCAAAACAAGTAATTCCTAAAGTAGGCGTTTTAACAAAAAGACAAAAATCGATTCAGAATATTAGTGAAAAAATGCATTGGAAATATGATGCGTTTTCTGCACAAGAAATGGAAGAGTTACCAACTTTTGGTTATTTTAAAACACGTAAAATAGACAAAGTTTCTAATGTACTTTCTAATGAAGATTGCACCATTTTTGATGTTCAATTTTCTGAAGGTGAAATGATTGCCAAACAAGTTATTAAAGCAACAATGTTACATATTCATACATTAAAACCAGTTCCTAATTTTACGTTGGATAAAGAAGGAATTTTTGAATATATTTTAGATTTTGCAGGTTATAAAGATATAAATATAGTGAAGCATCCAGATTTTAGCAAACGTTTTTATTTAGCTGGAAAAAATAAGGCAAAAATTAGAGCATTTTTTACAGATGAATTAGTTTTGTTCTTTGAAAGTAATAAGCAATTTCATATAGAAGCAACAGAAAACGGAATTTTAGTAATTGGTAATGAACGTTTGTCTAGTGTTAAAGAAATTAAAGCACTTGCTTATTTTGGTATGGGACTACAAAAAACAATATAA
- the msrA gene encoding peptide-methionine (S)-S-oxide reductase MsrA, producing MKYLKPFLILSFAFLLISCFGFTDKKETLKSQQYIPQENTKVAYFASGCFWCVEAIFESVIGVEEAVSGYAGGTTLNPTYKKIGTGTTGHSETVAVYYNPDKVSFETLVTVFFGSHDPTTLNEQHPDYGSQYRSIAFYTSNEEKTIIEKAVKSLNETVYNNKVVTEVTKLKKFYKAEEYHQDFERRNPNQGYVKAVSVPRLNKFKKKFPGLLKKGKH from the coding sequence ATGAAGTATTTAAAACCTTTTTTAATTTTAAGTTTTGCTTTTTTATTAATTTCTTGTTTTGGTTTTACTGATAAAAAGGAAACCCTAAAAAGTCAGCAGTATATTCCACAAGAAAACACCAAAGTTGCCTATTTTGCAAGCGGCTGTTTTTGGTGTGTAGAAGCTATTTTCGAAAGTGTAATTGGAGTAGAAGAAGCGGTTTCTGGTTATGCTGGTGGTACTACTTTAAACCCAACGTATAAGAAAATAGGAACGGGTACAACAGGGCATTCAGAAACTGTTGCAGTGTATTACAATCCTGATAAAGTGAGTTTTGAAACCTTGGTTACTGTCTTTTTTGGTTCTCATGATCCAACCACTTTAAATGAACAACATCCAGATTATGGATCGCAATATAGATCTATTGCATTTTATACTTCTAATGAAGAAAAAACGATTATAGAAAAAGCAGTTAAAAGTTTGAATGAAACAGTCTATAATAATAAAGTTGTAACTGAAGTAACCAAATTAAAGAAGTTTTATAAAGCCGAAGAGTACCACCAAGATTTTGAAAGAAGAAATCCAAACCAAGGCTATGTAAAAGCAGTTTCTGTGCCTAGATTAAATAAGTTTAAAAAGAAGTTTCCTGGTTTATTGAAAAAAGGAAAGCACTAA